A genomic segment from Janibacter sp. DB-40 encodes:
- a CDS encoding biotin transporter BioY: protein MTTHLATRDRAASVDLALVAALAALIAVCSILPAINVSAFAPITLQTFGVLLAGAVLGARRGAMAVVLWIGVGVAGLPVFANGKAGLAVISGPTGGYIIGMVVGAAVIGTVATALARRSGTPGAAALFAGGLLAVALIHGAGIVGLHLRADLDWTAAATVDAAFWIGDLIKLAATAAVAAAVHRAFPWLLRRGS from the coding sequence GTGACGACCCATCTGGCCACCCGGGACCGTGCCGCCTCCGTCGATCTTGCGCTCGTCGCGGCGCTGGCCGCCCTCATCGCCGTGTGCTCGATCCTGCCCGCCATCAACGTCTCGGCCTTCGCGCCGATCACGCTGCAGACCTTCGGGGTGCTGCTCGCCGGGGCGGTCCTGGGGGCCCGACGGGGGGCCATGGCCGTGGTGCTGTGGATCGGCGTCGGCGTCGCCGGCCTGCCCGTCTTCGCCAACGGCAAGGCGGGACTGGCCGTCATCAGCGGGCCGACGGGCGGGTACATCATCGGCATGGTCGTCGGCGCCGCGGTCATCGGTACCGTGGCCACCGCCCTCGCGCGCCGGTCCGGGACCCCGGGCGCCGCCGCGCTCTTCGCCGGTGGCCTGCTCGCCGTGGCGCTCATCCACGGCGCGGGCATCGTCGGTCTGCACCTGCGGGCGGACCTCGACTGGACGGCCGCAGCCACGGTGGACGCCGCCTTCTGGATCGGTGACCTCATCAAGCTGGCCGCCACCGCGGCCGTGGCTGCAGCGGTGCACCGGGCCTTCCCGTGGTTGCTGCGCCGCGGGTCCTGA
- a CDS encoding TetR/AcrR family transcriptional regulator C-terminal domain-containing protein — protein sequence MPDAHTPRSRPLTRALLVDTALAILARAGLPDLTMRAIGTELGVRQSALYHHVDNKQALLGAVADEIIARGPRGPAGVGDDWRRRARRRCADLHAAVTAYPDGADLVMSMWAFGMGAQAPFVELRDLLTEAGLSTEVAPTAARTLLHFVYGHAYDEQSHEHAARSGITPGERAPTDFDTGLDIVLTGISALPGLTDDRPRTARPGR from the coding sequence GTGCCCGACGCCCACACCCCCCGCTCGCGCCCACTCACCCGCGCCCTCCTCGTCGACACGGCGCTGGCGATCCTCGCCCGGGCGGGCCTGCCCGACCTGACGATGCGCGCGATCGGCACGGAGCTCGGCGTGCGGCAGAGCGCGCTGTACCACCACGTCGACAACAAGCAGGCGCTCCTGGGCGCCGTCGCCGACGAGATCATCGCGCGTGGTCCGCGCGGCCCGGCCGGGGTCGGGGACGACTGGCGCCGCCGGGCGCGCCGCCGGTGCGCCGACCTCCACGCGGCCGTGACCGCCTACCCGGACGGCGCCGATCTGGTCATGAGCATGTGGGCCTTCGGGATGGGTGCGCAGGCGCCCTTCGTCGAGCTGCGCGACCTCCTCACCGAGGCCGGCCTGTCCACCGAGGTGGCCCCGACGGCGGCCCGAACCCTCCTGCACTTCGTGTACGGGCACGCCTACGACGAGCAGTCCCACGAGCACGCGGCCCGATCCGGGATCACCCCGGGCGAGCGTGCGCCGACGGACTTCGACACCGGCTTGGACATCGTGCTCACCGGCATCAGCGCGCTGCCGGGACTCACCGACGACCGACCCCGGACCGCTCGCCCGGGCCGCTGA
- a CDS encoding phenylalanine 4-monooxygenase — MFTEGQLYSPVTEHDDGTVEVHLADTHPGRDDAEYLRRRGEIAGTALRWDRRTEPVPSIDYTEDEHSVWRQVSRELAPLHEAHAHPEYLAAKERLALPVDHVPQLHEVSERLLPLTGWRYVCAPGLVPLRDFYADLANQTFNSTQYLRHGAEPLYTPEPDIIHEVIGHANQLASPRFAAITQAAGEASLRLETDEAMQFVADVFWFSIEFGVAYDGDDLKAYGAGILSSYGEIQEYASMEIRDLDLVDMGTLNYDITKYQPILFAARGLGHLEDVVGDFFATVDDDRAAALRAQAAAPA, encoded by the coding sequence GTGTTCACCGAAGGACAGTTGTACTCACCCGTGACCGAGCACGACGACGGCACCGTGGAGGTCCACCTGGCGGACACCCACCCGGGTCGCGACGACGCGGAGTACCTGCGTCGGCGGGGCGAGATCGCAGGGACGGCACTGCGCTGGGACCGCCGCACCGAGCCCGTCCCGTCCATCGACTACACCGAGGACGAGCACTCGGTCTGGCGACAGGTCAGCCGTGAGCTCGCGCCCCTGCACGAGGCCCACGCGCACCCCGAGTACCTCGCGGCCAAGGAGCGGCTGGCGCTGCCCGTCGACCACGTCCCGCAGCTGCACGAGGTCAGCGAGCGGCTGCTGCCGCTGACCGGATGGCGCTATGTCTGCGCGCCGGGGCTGGTGCCGCTGCGTGACTTCTACGCGGACCTGGCCAACCAGACCTTCAACTCCACGCAGTACCTGCGCCACGGCGCCGAGCCGCTGTACACGCCGGAGCCCGACATCATCCACGAGGTCATCGGGCACGCGAACCAGCTGGCCAGCCCCCGCTTCGCCGCAATCACGCAAGCCGCCGGCGAGGCGTCACTGCGGCTGGAGACGGACGAGGCGATGCAGTTCGTCGCCGACGTCTTCTGGTTCTCGATCGAGTTCGGGGTCGCCTACGACGGGGACGATCTCAAGGCCTACGGGGCCGGGATCCTCTCCAGCTACGGCGAGATCCAGGAGTACGCGTCCATGGAGATCCGGGACCTGGACCTCGTGGACATGGGCACCCTCAACTACGACATCACCAAGTACCAGCCGATCCTCTTCGCGGCCCGGGGTCTGGGTCACCTCGAGGACGTCGTCGGGGACTTCTTCGCCACCGTCGACGACGACCGGGCGGCGGCGCTGCGCGCCCAGGCGGCTGCCCCGGCCTGA
- the acs gene encoding acetate--CoA ligase produces MSDYAPSTEFADQAVGKADLYDEAAADHEGFWAARAREYVTWSKDFDTTLDWSDAPFAKWFVGGELNVAHNCVDRHVEAGNGDRVAIHFVSANGDDDRAITYADMQREVAKAANGLESLGVEKGDRVAIYMQMIPETIFTMLACARIGAPHSLVFAGFSADALRARIDDADAKVVVTSDGQFRKGKAMPLKKAVDEAVEGTAAQKVLVVKRTGIDVDWNDRDVWWDDVVTPAADTHEAVAHDSEHPLFLLYTSGTTGKPKGILHTTGGYLVQCAYTNAVVHDLHPETDVYWCTADIGWVTGHSYIVYGPMANGATQIVFEGTPDSPHKGVFWEIVQKYGVSILYTAPTAIRTFMKWGHDIPEQYDLSSLRVLGSVGEPINPEAWRWYREHIGGGSTPIVDTWWQTETGAIMNSPLPGVTDLEPGSSQAPVPGIHAEVLDDEGNRLTDPEAVGYLVLTKPWPAMLRGIWRDPERYKETYWSRFGPDLYFAGDGAKYDEKGNIWILGRVDDVMNVSGHRMSTAEIESALVSHDKVAEAAVVGASDPTTGQAIEAFVILRQDAATEADAEGGNELVTELRNHVAKHIGPIAKPRSIMIVSELPKTRSGKIMRRLLKDVAENREVGDVTTLADSSVMSLIQDGMSKSASD; encoded by the coding sequence GTGTCGGACTACGCCCCGAGCACCGAGTTCGCCGACCAGGCGGTCGGCAAGGCAGACCTGTACGACGAGGCTGCGGCAGACCATGAGGGATTCTGGGCCGCCCGTGCCCGCGAGTACGTCACCTGGAGCAAAGACTTCGACACCACGCTCGACTGGAGCGACGCCCCCTTCGCCAAGTGGTTCGTCGGCGGCGAGCTCAACGTCGCCCACAACTGCGTCGACCGCCACGTCGAGGCCGGCAACGGCGACCGCGTCGCGATCCACTTCGTCTCCGCCAACGGCGACGACGACCGTGCGATCACCTACGCAGACATGCAGCGTGAGGTCGCCAAGGCCGCCAACGGCCTCGAGTCCCTGGGTGTGGAGAAGGGTGACCGGGTCGCCATCTACATGCAGATGATCCCGGAGACGATCTTCACGATGCTGGCCTGTGCCCGCATCGGTGCACCGCACTCGCTCGTCTTCGCCGGCTTCTCCGCCGATGCGTTGCGGGCCCGCATCGACGACGCGGACGCCAAGGTCGTCGTCACCAGCGACGGCCAGTTCCGCAAGGGCAAGGCCATGCCGTTGAAGAAGGCCGTCGACGAGGCCGTCGAGGGCACCGCGGCGCAGAAGGTCCTCGTCGTCAAGCGCACCGGCATCGATGTCGACTGGAACGACCGGGACGTCTGGTGGGACGACGTCGTCACACCGGCTGCGGACACCCACGAGGCGGTCGCCCACGACAGCGAGCACCCCCTCTTCCTGCTGTACACCTCCGGCACGACCGGCAAGCCCAAGGGCATCCTGCACACCACGGGCGGATACCTCGTGCAGTGCGCCTACACCAACGCCGTCGTCCACGACCTGCACCCGGAGACCGACGTCTACTGGTGCACCGCCGACATCGGCTGGGTGACCGGGCACAGCTACATCGTCTACGGCCCGATGGCCAACGGCGCCACGCAGATCGTCTTCGAGGGCACCCCGGACAGCCCCCACAAGGGCGTCTTCTGGGAGATCGTGCAGAAGTACGGCGTCTCGATCCTCTACACCGCCCCCACTGCGATCCGCACCTTCATGAAGTGGGGCCACGACATCCCGGAGCAGTACGACCTGTCCTCCCTGCGCGTGCTCGGCTCGGTCGGTGAGCCGATCAACCCGGAGGCCTGGCGCTGGTACCGGGAGCACATCGGCGGTGGCAGCACCCCGATCGTGGACACTTGGTGGCAGACCGAGACGGGAGCGATCATGAACTCCCCGCTCCCGGGCGTCACCGACCTCGAGCCGGGCAGCTCCCAGGCACCGGTGCCCGGCATCCACGCGGAGGTCCTCGACGACGAGGGCAACCGACTCACCGACCCCGAGGCGGTCGGCTACCTCGTGCTCACCAAGCCGTGGCCGGCCATGCTCCGCGGCATCTGGCGGGACCCGGAGCGGTACAAGGAGACCTACTGGAGCCGCTTCGGGCCCGACCTCTACTTCGCCGGTGACGGCGCGAAGTACGACGAGAAGGGCAACATCTGGATCCTCGGCCGCGTCGACGACGTCATGAACGTCTCCGGCCACCGGATGTCGACCGCCGAGATCGAGTCGGCGCTGGTCTCCCACGACAAGGTGGCCGAGGCCGCCGTCGTCGGGGCGTCGGACCCCACCACGGGACAGGCGATCGAGGCCTTCGTCATCCTGCGTCAGGACGCAGCGACCGAGGCCGACGCCGAGGGCGGCAACGAGCTCGTCACCGAGCTGCGCAACCACGTGGCCAAGCACATCGGCCCGATCGCCAAGCCGCGCTCGATCATGATCGTCTCCGAGCTGCCCAAGACCCGCTCCGGCAAGATCATGCGGCGGCTGCTGAAGGACGTCGCAGAGAACCGCGAGGTCGGCGACGTCACCACCCTCGCCGACTCCTCGGTCATGTCACTGATCCAGGACGGCATGTCCAAGTCGGCCAGCGACTGA